TCTCTTACCCTCGCACGTGAGTAGACTGCCTGCTTCACTTTATTCACTTGAGTACAAGGGATGCTGCAATTTGGAATTGGAGAGTTCAAGCGGGGAGGATGGTGGCGCCTTGGAGCGCTTGATATTAGAAAATTGTGACACTGTCAAAGTCAAAGTCGAGTGGCTTGCCTCGTTTCCCATGCTAAAACGTGTTCAATTTTATAAATGCAAGAGTGTTGAGATGCTCTCAGTTCCTGCTGCACCTGCACCTGGGATTGGGAATCAGAGTGGCATGACAACAACTACTACAACTAGTAGTACTAGCAGTGTGATGGCGTCACTTCAACACTTACACATCTCGGGCTGCGATGATCTTATGTCTTTTCGAGCCCCCAGTCTAACGGAGCTTTATATCCTGGATTGCGAGAAGCTCACGTCACTGCCGCAACGGATGGAATCCCTCCTCCCATCTCTTCGATATCTGTATTTAGGCAATTGTCCAGAAATTGAGTGCTTCCCGGAAGGGGGTTTGCCCTCCACCCTACAAGCCCTTAAAATCTTCGGTTGCAAGAAGCTCGTGAGTCGCAGGAGAGAGTGGGGTTTGGAGAAACTCCCCTCTCTCACGGAATCGGTCATTAGCGGTCCCTGTGATGAAGTAGAGTCGTTTCCAGAGGAGGACTGGCTGTTGCCTTGCACGCTTCAATATCTCCACTTGAACTACCTTCAGAATCTGAAAGTGCTAAACTATTCGGCTCTTCGACACCTCACCTCTCTTCAAAATCTAGGCTTCAATGATTGCCCACGACTCCAGTCCCTACCAGAAGAGGGACTGCCGGCCTCCCTCACTGAACTACGTTTCTCCAAATGCCCGCTGCTGAAACCAAGGTTAGAATGGGAGAAAGGACAAGACTGGCCCAAGGTTGCCCACATCCCCTGCGTAAAAGTCGATGGGCAGCTAATTCCTTGACGATGACGCTGGTTACTGGTGAGGACTTGCCTCCCACAGTTACAAGACCCTCATCATCATCGATTCATATAATTAAGttacttctttatttttcaatttttttcttcatattttttattCTCTCATAATACTCTGAAGCCTCGAAAGGCAAAATCACAACTAATTAATGCATCTTTTGTTGTGATTGCAGTGCGAATTGCCTGTTGTGTATAACTAGGATGTGTTGAATGTTGTGTACAACTAGGATGTGTTGAAAGGACAGTTGAGGTAATGGCCATTACTGATGCAACAATCTCATAATATATTACTTTCTAGCTATAGATTTCAccattgtatttctttttcaattttttttttaaaataagagTCCATGCTTTGGTACATTTCTGCTCTGTAGATTCCAATCAAGTAGGCCACCAACTCAGGCAGACAAATGCTTTCCTCGGTAACTGTGCAACTGCTGATGAAGAAAAAAAACCTTCAATTTTCTATAAGGTATCTACGATTATTAGACTCTTCTTAAACTCGCTAAGTGTTTTCTGTGATTTCTTTGATGCACTCAATAATTTCCTGTTTGAAGCTATGACCTCATTTTGCCTGAGTTGTTAATGTGTTCGTTTTACAATCCTTTAATTCTGCTTTGAAGTATAATAAAAGACAATTTGCTTCTTCTAAGGAGCATTTATGAAGTGCTctaatcttttcaaaatttgatgcAGGAATTGCTCTCTTCCAGTCCTCGAAGGTTGCTTTCATCTTTAGCCATTGAAGATTGGGGCTAGTGACCTCCCTTTTTATGCTAGAGACCAAGAACTAACTAATTGCTGACATTATGTTTGGAGtagagaagaagaagattgGCGCAAGGTAGCACATATTTCAAGGATGTCAACAATAAACTTATTTTATGATCAGCTATGCACTTtcaatttaaattatttttttctttttttctacaTAATGTAATTTGTTGGTATTTCAGTATGCTTGCTCGACATCAAGATCTATGCTTTCTCTATGCTACAGACATGGGAACTTTTAAAAATGTTTGAACACTACAAAGTACAATGTAATGCAAATATATTGCAAGTTCTAGTCAACTCTAATTAGGGGAACTGTTACACACCCTGTCTATATGAGTATTTTTTCCTGACGAGATCattgaattttttcttttctattttttgggaaTTCctaaatttcttaatttctttctGCGCCATTATGCAACAGCAGGACATTTTTCCTAAGATGTCCTGAAGTTAAATGCTTCCATCTGATTATGCCTtctttaaattatttttgtgctttcttttatcttttatgtACAATTTGAGGTTTACTATTTAATTGAACAATTTTTGTTGCTAATATGCAGGTAACCTCTACATATCTTTTAGCTTCCTCGATTTTCCATGCAGCAAATAGACCACTCTGGAAACCATCAACCTGAACATCACAAGCTGAAATCTGTCATGCGTGCATGTTTATTGGGGCTCAACCACACGCTCTTATCATTCCTCACGTTAAGGCTTGGATTCCAGATCCAGAATTGTCATGGCCCCTTCTAAATATAGTCTAGACTTGGGTGCTTTATGTTGGTTGGGGATGCTAAGCACCAGTTTAGAATTTAGAGTAGAGGGAATATCAAAGGCACCATTGCTATCTAGACATTATTTGTTTTCTGATTCTAAATAGATGAAGATTTCAGTAAATTGATTTTCAGATTGCAAGATGGggtaacaagaaagaaaaaaaaggatcaaATGGCAGGAATGCATATTTGTGTTTCTTGATCTCAGTCTTATCTACTCCTTGTGTTTGTCGGAGTACTATGTAAGTTTTGAGCGACACATGATCCTTCTGCACAAAGAGGGTATGAACTTTAGATGAGTACCTTTCTTCTTTTGCCACTAATCAGCAATCATTCTTATGATAGTTTCTTGAGAATGCTAAAACAATTAAACTTCAGTTGACTTACTTTAGCCCTTGGtaattagaaaaagaaagtaAGTAATGCAtaccaaaatctaatttttctgGATGTAGAAAGACCTAGTTGAAGTGGGTTCTTGGATGCCTTTTTCCTTCATAAGCCTTTTCCTGCATGAGAACAAATGACTACACTCTGCCTCTGTGGTTTgcatttgcattttcttttttcttaccATTTCTGGTATAGCTTGtttaataatttatatgctGCATGATCGATCTTTAGTCCTCTGCTCCACCTTACTGATGTTTTCATATATACCATATCCAACAAGATATTCTAGGTATGTTGTACTTTGTGCTGGTTGTAAATATTTGCATGCCACCTTATAGAGCTtgataaattgaaaaaattttctgTATTCAAGCACTCTTCTTGAATAAAGGATTGGTACTCAAAGATGAATTTTTTTGACTGATGTCATAGCAATCCTTATTGAGTTCTGCATTAATCTTATGTCTTTTGCAGAGGGAGGATTTCCAGCCCCCTATCTATAGTAGATTACTCTCATCAAGTGCCTCCTGCCAAAAAGGATAAATCCCTCCTCCCACCTCTTTGATATCTGAAACTAGACAAATAGTGCTTCCTAGAAGGTCGTTTGCCTTCTAGCCTACATTATCTTGAGATCACCTATTGCAAAGAGCTCATGAGTTACCGGAGGGAGTGGGGTTTGGAGAAGTTGCCTCTCACACACTTGAGCATTGGTGGTAGCTTTGTAGAGTTGTGCAGGAGGACTGTCGCCTTGCTTGAATCTCTTGGATTATGGATCCTTAAGAATCTGAACATGCTAAACTATTCAGGTCTTTGACACCTTACTATTTTCTTTAAAAGCTAACAATCATGACCTGTACTCCACTCCAATCCCTACTAGAAGAGGGACTTCCAACCTCCCTGGAAATCTTTGACTGCCCATTGCTGAAACCAAAGTTGGAATGGGAGAAATGATAAGACTGGCCCGAGATTAGAGACATCCCTACACAGTAGTTGATCAAGAATTAATCCCTTCACAAAAACGCTAGAAGTGTGAGGGATCCCACAGTTACTAGACCTCCATCATCTCTTTGGATTAAGGTACCCTATATTTTTTTAACACTTTTAATCTTTGAGTGTTTTCAACTTCTTTCGCATATTGGCTAGCTCTGTTTGATTGTTTGGTATAGTACAGTAGGATTTCTGTGTTGTGATTAAATAGAGGGCTAAAGTCTTTGGCCTTTCTTCTCCACGTTTGTTCAATTGATATATGCTGATGGAGGAAGGAAACCTTCAATATGTTGTTAACCATCTATGATTGTTAGACTGTTCTTAAACTTGCTAAAAGTTTTCTATGTGCATGCTTTGCAATTTTCTGTTTACTTTCTAAGCTATAATAGgaaataattttcatctttttAGGAGCAGTCCTGGCTTCTTTAATTTGATCCTGATCTGTTGTATCTGTGAGGAATAGGATTGCACTCTCCCATCTAGGGAATACAGCTCGTTATTGCTTTCAGCTTCAGCCATTGCCAGAAGAGGGTCTACCTACCTGCTTTTTATGGCAGAAATAAAAAACTGCCCACATTGATGACACTACAGGGTAGAAGATGATTGGTGCAATATAGCTGACAATTCATGGATGCCAATGATGTATTTATTCTGTGATCAGTTATGCACTCACAATTTCTCTGAAGGtaaattattttcctttttgcaCGTTGCAATTCATTGACTTTTCATTATGTTCCCCTGACAATTCTTAGGAGCATAAAGATTTGTGCTTTCACTTATATGGCAATTGTGGTGCAGTCTTGAAATTGTTTTGAACAGATAGCACACAGTTCAGTAAAATGCAATCCGCAAGTTATAGTAAACTCAACTTAGGAATTGTTACTCATTTGTACTCTATGAGTATTTGTTCCTGTTGACATCATTgtaatattattttattcctaTTAACTCCATTTGAACTGCTGCACCATTGTTAATCTTCATGAGCTATTTAATCCTTTTACCTGTGATGAATTTTAGTTGAAGTTCTTTAGAATAGAAAAAGGACTTCTTTCTGGCATGTAACCTGCTTAAACCATGGGATGTATCAATTGGATCAAGCTTAGTTACACAAGTGAAAATGTCTATTAAGGTTTTCTTATTACTGGTTGAAAAGTGACGCTTCAATGTCGTGACTCTTGGAGAACTTGGTCATTTGATCTCAGGTTTTATAGATGTTGACAGTTGTTTCATATCCAGATTTGGCTAGCTTCTTTTGACCTTAAGTTGAGAGGATACTTGGTAAGACCCATATTATCACCATCATATTTTTTGGTCATTGATACCTTAGTACTTAGTAGCGTGTATTTTGTCATTTTGAATTTCTTATGTATGTTTCCAGAATGTCTGTAGCATATAAAGTCAATAGAATCTTCAAGTCACCTTAGGTATGTTCAGTTATCTGCTCCTTTCTAGCTCTTTGCACCAAGCTTTCTTCAAAATATTCATTTGCTTTTATATATAATAAGACGTTAAACAAGACCAAAAAGATGAAATGGGGAAGAAAACTGCGGAAATGAATGGAGGAAATGATAAATTGAAGGGATATGGCACAGCCTAGCAGCACCTTTGTATTGAACACAAACTGTCATGGGTTCCAGTAGAGTCATCCTTTTCCTGTTTGTCTTGGAAGACATAAttcatttttgagtactttgtACATGCAAGATGTATTGGGGtacaaaaaaaatccttttctttATGGTTTTATCTCTGTCATAAAAATTGCTCTTAGATTAGAATGTTGCATACCACTAAGGTTGTCAATTCCTGTATGTCCTTCATTCTCTTTCTGCATAAATATGCCATGCAGAACATCTCCGGACATTtctccaagctaaatacttccATGCCTTGTACTCTTCTTTTAAACATTTGCAGTGCTTTCTTTTGCAGCTCCCATTcttaattttaggttttctggtaaattaaaaatttttgctGGTAAGATGTTGGTTTCCTTCAAATATTTTTGGCTTCCTTGGTTTATCATTATCCCTTGCATTAAGGTAATATTTCTTGCTATGGATTTGGCATGGTCCTTTCTAAATATGGTCCAGGCTTGTGTACTCTTTGTTGGTTCCAATGGTATTTTACCCTTTTGACTTGGTAGCATTAGGCGTGTAAAAGGCTCCTTGCTGGATATTTGTTTGTGTTTGATCCTAAATagatgaagagttcataaaattAATTTGAAGAGAGAGTAGTAAGGGGTGCAAAAAGAAAATGAGCAGAAAATCAGTGATGGATATTTGTGTTGATGACAGTTATAACTTAATTTCATTCTTATCTACACCTTGTATTCGTGTGATTGCCGTGCAAATTTCAACTTTCCAAGATCCTTCTACACACAGACTGTATAAACGTTGGATGAGTACCTTTTTGACACTAACCGTCAACAGTTCATATAATAGTTACTTGAGAGTcccaaaacataaaatttcaggtcactTGTTTTAGCCCTCGATAATAATAAACTGAAGGAAGCAATACATACTGAAGAATCAATTTTTCTGAAAGAGGAAAAGACAACTAATTTGAAGTGGTTTCTGCTATCTTTTCCCCTTGTATGCTTTTCCTCATGGAGTATAATTGACTGCATTCTCTCTCTGGTATACCTTGTTTAGTTATGTATTTGCTGCATAATCCATCTCTAATGCTCTGCTCCACTTCTACTAATATTTTCATATTTACCCTACGCAACAAGATATTCTAGGTATGTTGCAGTTTGTGTTCATTGTAAATATTTTCATATATCCTTGTAGACCTTCGATAAATTGGAATGAATTTCTGTAATTCAAGCACTTTTCTTGAAACAACAGCTGGTATTTAAAGAGGGCATTCCCTGACCAGTAACCCGTTATTGCCTttcctcctcttcctcttccCACTTTCGACACAGGAAATAGACAAAAATTTGAAAGTCAAATCATTGTTGTATTTGATAAttatttccaaaattttggacTGATTTTTTAGTGCCTCTTTTCAGAAGTACATATTGCAAGGGATTCAATTTGCTGCTTGGAAAGATGCAATCCCTTCTCGTGCATTAATGTTCAAAAGTGTGGCAGCATCCTGTAGCTGAGAGCTTTTGTAGCTCAGTGTTGCCTCCAGACTACAAACATATCCTTTTGATGGTGGATATCCTGAATTTCCCCTCTCGTTGGGAATGCAAGATTAGTGGCACCGTGGAAGAAGAGTCACTTTCAAAATATTGGCTGCTGTCTTGCACACTGCACAGGTACAATCTTTCACTTGGAGCAGCACAAGAGCTGAAGAACAACGACCTACAAGCATCATCAACACTACACAGATCTTGAAGAGATGGAAATAGCTGACTGCTCTCAGCACTAGTTGCTACAAAAAGAGTGGTTGGCAACTTCCATTCTTCCATTATGCATGTAAAATGTGGTATTCATTGCTCAAATCACTATGTAAGGGCAGAATGGGAGGGGGAAGACTGGCCCCAAGGTTTCTAATGTAAACTTCATAGCTTTAGATAGTGAACTAATTCGACATAGAATCTTGCTTATCACTTGATCGACCCTGAGGGTCTAAAGGTACCTTCCTCTGTCAGATTCATTTTCTTGGAACGCTCTAATGCCTAAAATCACAGGAGTGTCATTTCCTGTGCATATGATCCCAGCTTCCTGCTGAAAATCTTCTCAACTTACTCTTtagttcttgtttttcttttggaattttTCTCCTTGTTCAAGGCCAACCTTGCAGAACATCTGATTGTCTACTCCAATGATGTTATTGCAAGAGTGCAAGCCACATCATAGTTCCTGCCTTGCATTtgcaaattctggaatttttcaaCTTTTGAGATGATATTCCTTTTCCTTATTCGATGCATTCTTCCATAGTCGCTTTTTACATTGGATCGTAGACAAACGTTTCCTTTCTCTTTGCAATTAAAAATAGGGGCACATGTTGTAAGTCCTTTGcatttattatttgatttcaagTTTAGTTTCTGAATAATCCTGGTATATTTTTGTTTCAATCACATCACTGAAGTGAATTTGGAAGTATTAACATGATTATCATGACTATCGCTATCACACCcactaagaaaaggaaattagTGTTAAGGAACAAAACGAAGAGGAGATTGTGAAAATGCAAAAGGAAAATTAAGACTCCAATATTTACTTTTAAGCAAAAATGTGGCTTTATTGTCATGCTTTGAATTGAATGATTGACATTTCTGCAACTAATGCAATGCCTCTGAGGGCAGCGGCGAGTACCATGACTGCTTCATATCAGGTGAAGAGAGGGTGGTGGTAGGCTTAGTAGGGCTCGAGGCAGCTATTTCTGCTGTGTAAATTTACGTTTTGAAAGGTTTCTGATTTTGGCAAGTACGAGAAGTTGGAAATTTTCTAGAGGATTGTGTGGATATTGATTTGGATAACTTTTACTTTAACTAAACTATTATGGTTAAATTGAAAGTAGCCGTAGAACATTTAATATTTTAGTAGCAGTAGTTCCTCTGTAATGGGTGGGGAGCAAAAAGAAAGGATCATTGCACGCAAACAAACTACAGCCTTCAAAATTGAGCTTTCTTGGATTCTTTAAACATAGCAAAAGATATGCTCATCAACAGTGACGCTAGTTCGTTCTTAATACACAGCCAAATGGTTGGCTGTGCGTTATTCTACTCATGCTTTTTGGAACTCTGTTAACTCAAATTTCAAGCTGAGTGTGTGCCTTCTGTATATGGTGATCAACTAACGGCTTTAAATACAGATATATGTTTTTCGTTTGATGCTTGCCACAAGCAATCTGCTTTTGTAGTTGGATTTGTGTGGTTCTTGGATGAACATTAATGCTGTCTACTTCTCAGTGAGTAAGATGAATTGTTCCTTCTTTCAGTGGCTTCATTCTCAAAACGATTCAATTTCGGAATCACATTTAGAGACTGGATTTATTGCATTTCTTTAACTTACGGTAACATAATAATTTTATGATGCAAACACTTGTTCTCTTTCTGAAGCATGATGTCTCAGACATGCTGAGCTTTCCTGTACTTCAATCAATGTCTCTTTTATGGTGAATGTCTGTGCTATAGCTAAGAATAAGAATAATTTACTCTTTGTGATGTATGAACGTCTGTCCTGATTAAAAATATCTGTATTACCTCTTGAACCCCTTCAAGGTACAACTCGAAATTTTTTGTCATGGAAATGAAGCTTGTGTTCTGTATAACCAGCTAAAAAGGTCCAACACTATTCTGGTTAATCTCCTGGAACTCCAACACTATTCTGGCTAGCCTTTGTGGACCTGTGGTCAGCCTAAAAGTTCACAACTAGTTTAAAGCTCGTAGAAGTCGAAGTTGCATCCTCGATTTTTAGCATTATAGTACTCTTAGATTTACATAACTAGTAAATACTATACTTACTTTGCACGTGATTATAATATTCTAAAATATATTACTCTTTAAATAATAagatttttttgtaaaattttgatCATCAATATGataatttagtatttttatgttatttattttctttaacaaattatttttaaaaatttgattaaatagaaagagaaagaaagcatTCCAATTAGTTAACATGTCCCTTAGgattaaaatttgaattcatgaaccaaagatttttttatttatagctTCAACTCTAACACATCAAATATTGATAATATCATGATTTACCAAACTTATTGTATATTAGTGATTTTATTACATATAAAACTACAattgtttcaattttttttataaaccaCAATCATTACGTATGAATTGAGTATAAACAAATTATTGAATTCTTTTTATTGCTATTTTTGACAATAATGGAGTATAATGATTCATGACAATTGAAATTTCATAGATAGAGATAGTTggatttttccattttcctttgCTTTTATTCATACTTTTTAGCATAATCcaatgcaaagaaaaagcaaCAAGTATACTTTTTCACACGAACACAATTTTTTTGGTTTCAGCATCATTGTTTTTGATGATCATGGAATCGGAATGCAAATTGTGGCTAATTAACAGTTTTAATCTTAATTTTTAGTATATTGGagtgttttatttttcaattgccAGCTTTTAATACATAACCACTATCATTATTGTCAATTATTGGAATGCACTAAATCTATCTATttacaattgtcaccataaaTGAAATTCATAACCGCTACCATTATTCACTAATATTgtaatacaatatatatatatatatatatatatatatatatatgtgtgtgtgtgtgtaatcaTTAGAAACCAAGGGTATTTTGGGCATCACAAAAAAAAGGATATCATTCTTCATTTTAAGTTTACTCTTATTATCATTCTTGTTTTATCATTAGACATGGTTTTTGCATGGCTTGATGGATGGACTTGGTTTACTCAAAGCAATACAAATAAATTACTACTATATTATTGCCAATAACAATATGTTTGCCTTCCCTTGGATTtcaatcacttgaattgggatttCAATTATTTAGAAATCGTCTTTGTTATCATTTGAATTGTGTTTCCAACTTCTTGATTCATTTGCTATTCACTTTATATCATCTTATaaatagtttttagtttttcttattttgaggTATTGATATTAAACATAATAATAACTTGTATGGTGCTACTTtggattttcatttttccaattcAATATTGTTATTTCAATTATAAATGTTCCATTACTTTTTGCATATTGAAATCCATTCGGAACAACATGaaaaaatttttcccttttgaattgGATGTGTACAACTCATGTAATTCATCCGAGTAATGTTTCTCAAATAATTTCACTGTTTATAACCTTAAGGAGATGTTTCTTTCTAAATCAATATGGTATGAAGCAATTTAGTGATCTTAATAATCAACCACTCTGTTCTTCTAAGCCACCCACAATTAATATTAGATAAAACTTTAACCACAAATTAAGAAGGGCAtaattgaaataacaaaaactaagatcaTAACAATGCTTACACTTACACTTCAAAATACCAATAGAATACACCCTGGCATGTTAATTGCTTTGATGCAATTTCAAGATCTTCCTTCAAGATTGAGGGGGAACAGAACTCCAATTGTTCTCAGAAGAGTCGCTGCCTCCTTTCCTCTGTGGCTGAAATCTAAGATCTACCACACTTGAAGACCCTCAAGTACACGGTAAAATCCTGCAAAAGAATCTATGGAATGATCTGATCATAAGCTAACTGCATTCTGCACatatttttctcatcattcttATGATTTATGTGACAGGCATGAAACCTTGAATTACACCAAGGAAACTTAGCAGGATGTTGATGGCATGAATATTGCCCACATTCCGGTCCCTGCAATGCTCTCTATCTCGAAATAAGTCGTTGCGTCGCCTAGTCCAGTCCACAGTTTTAATCAACTACTTTTCTCGACGTCTCTTCAACATTTGTCCAGAAGTACCAGATTTGATTTGTTCCTTGTATAATCTACACATCTTTTTTGTTAATGAAAATTGTTTACCTCAAAGGATTATCCATTTTGTAACCTCATGAACTTGTGCCATATAGACTCGAATGGGTCAAGATGGTTAAGATGGCATTGTACATTTTAAGTAAATATCTTGCGTTTAATCAACATCTATTATGGGGAAGGATTAAATGTTCAAGAATTCAGGCGTTCATTGACCTTCAAAATCTTCATGGAAAACTTACttatcagaaaaaaaaatgttggagtAATTAACCACCCTTGCAAGGAAAGGAAATGACCAATGAATACTCTGTCCTTAAATAATACTGACATTCAGCAAAGTGGAAAGATTTGGGATGCTTAACCCTATCCATCAAGCTTGTCATCTGTATGGTCTTCTAGAGATACAAATTTCCTAGTCTCATAACCTGCACCAATCTGTGCTACACAAAAACCCTTCTATAGATACAAATGTCCTAGTTTCATAACCAGCACCAATCTGTGCTAAAAGGAAACTTCAGATAGAAAGTTGCTAGTGTTAAGAAAAAGAGCTTCTACTTCAATTGGTACCTAGATTCCTAATCAAAGAATCTTTGCATAATACAATCAAATCACAATTACACCAACGTAGAGAAAAGATAACATCCATTAAGTATTCTGGTAGTGTACCGGAAATCCCACCACATAGAGAGCTACTCAGGGGTGCTattatacaaccaccaaaatgtTGAAAACCGCACTAGTGAAATAGAGATTTATGTACATCAATCAGTGCTCTCATACATGTAGGATACCATATACTATAGAGgtcattttttccccttttgagTACAAAAATATCTACAGGTTCATACTTCTCTATAGAACAAAGTGTTAACCTGATTTATGACTATATTCTTGGAATGTTCAGTACTTCAGATGTGTATTACCCCAGCCAACCTAGCATAGTTCTATCATAAATTTAACTAAAGCAGAAGTTCTATAAGACTTGACGATCGGGAAGGTCATAATTGATATCTTGCCTTGGCTCTTGATTACTCTGCTTGAGATGCAGATGAAAGCCTTGTTTCCACGGAGTCCATACCACTTCTTTCTGCAGGTCCATTAGCTTTACAAGCAACAGTTGCAAACTGGCAGTTTCCTTCCCAAGATGAAGCTCCCATTTTATCACATCCACCAAAACCACCATCCTCTATGGATGAATCCCCGTGAGGATGGAAGCAAGTTAAATCATTCTCACACTGAAGCTTCATTGCCAGACCAGAATATTGCATCCCTGACTCCCCTTCTTTAACTTTAGTGCTTGCAGTACACTGCTTTCGTAAGGGATAAGCACCCAATTCAGTATCAATCTTCCCTCTAACATCGAGCAAAAGGCTTCTAAGCCTCGAGATTTCTGCTTCAAGAATAGCTTGCCTCTGCACTTTCCTAATCAACTGTTGGTTTACCAGTCTCAGTTTCTTAGCTTCCTCTTCCAAGTAAGCTGTATGTGCCTTTTTCTTCTCCCTATATTTCCTAACAGCTTCTCTATTTCCAGAAGACCTCCTAGTCTTTGATGTTGACTTTCTACTATCACAAGGACCATCTACTTTCTCACTAGGATTGTCCACTTTCTCAGATGGAATGACTTGGGTATGAGTATGGTAACATGTGTGAGTATGTGTAGCATCAGGGCCAGGAGGGTTGCAAGTATGGGTGTGAGTACATGTTTGGCCATTTCTTAACAACTCATCAAGAAATGAATCCACAGAGATTGATGCTTGAACACTGCTAGATGAATCGAAATTAGGAACCAA
This portion of the Coffea arabica cultivar ET-39 chromosome 2e, Coffea Arabica ET-39 HiFi, whole genome shotgun sequence genome encodes:
- the LOC140003722 gene encoding basic leucine zipper 23-like, with translation MDDREVELSHHVLVPNFDSSSSVQASISVDSFLDELLRNGQTCTHTHTCNPPGPDATHTHTCYHTHTQVIPSEKVDNPSEKVDGPCDSRKSTSKTRRSSGNREAVRKYREKKKAHTAYLEEEAKKLRLVNQQLIRKVQRQAILEAEISRLRSLLLDVRGKIDTELGAYPLRKQCTASTKVKEGESGMQYSGLAMKLQCENDLTCFHPHGDSSIEDGGFGGCDKMGASSWEGNCQFATVACKANGPAERSGMDSVETRLSSASQAE